From a single Miscanthus floridulus cultivar M001 chromosome 8, ASM1932011v1, whole genome shotgun sequence genomic region:
- the LOC136469865 gene encoding uncharacterized protein, giving the protein MAFYRNLYTSEGAEDMDQLVNTVPVKVTIDKNGALLKPFSTNEIKSALFQMFPTKAPGPDGFLVDKPEELGQFRPINLCNVVYKIASKIVANRLRSILPKVVSKEQSAFLLGRLITENIITACECLRFMKKKRTRENRFCALKLDMKQAYDRTEWDYLQKIMLKLDFHMLWPAAFQGNRENTEVMRDVMNLYCNATGQQINLKKSSIHCAKGCSASVSGEIKEILEVRNGTLSEKYLGMPKGVGTSVNGVFRYLNKDRVWKKVQGWMKQCLSAGDKEVLIKAIAQAIPTYSMSCFKLPRGLCKNIDGVLRDFWWGSKEAYSWIHALLECNLARSVWALERENISEFLRQVL; this is encoded by the exons ATGGCGTTCTATAGGAACCTGTACACGTCGGAGGGGGCAGAAGATATGGATCAGCTGGTGAACACGGTGCCCGTGAAAGTGACCATAGATAAGAATGGTGCGCTTCTAAAACCTTTTAGCACTAATGAAATTAAGTCTGCATTGTTTCAGATGTTCCCGACCAAGGCGCCAGGTCCAGATGGCTTCCTG GTGGACAAACCAGAGGAACTCGGACAATTTCGACCGATCAACTTATGTAATGTGGTCTATAAAATTGCATCCAAGATAGTGGCCAACAGATTGCGGAGCATTTTGCCTAAGGTTGTTTCTAAGGAGCAGTCGGCCTTCCTTCTAGGCCGATTGATTACAGAGAATATTATTACAGCTTGTGAGTGCCTGcgctttatgaagaagaagaggacacgAGAGAATAGATTTTGTGCTCTGAAGCTAGATATGAAGCAGGCATATGACAGAACGGAGTGGGACTACCTGCAGAAAATTATGCTCAAGTTGGATTTTCACATGCTATGG CCTGCTGCTTTTCAAGGAAACAGGGAGAATACAGAGGTTATGAGGGATGTTATGAATTTGTATTGCAATGCGACCGGCCAGCAGATAAATTTGAAGAAGTCATCGATCCATTGTGCCAAGGGGTGCAGTGCTAGTGTGAGTGGTGAGATCAAGGAAATTTTAGAGGTCCGCAATGGGACCTTGAGTGAGAAGTACCTGGGTATGCCAAAAGGTGTGGGCACATCGGTTAATGGTGTCTTCCGCTATCTCAATAAGGATCGAGTGTGGAAGAAGGTTCAGGGCTGGATGAAGCAATGCCTTTCGGCGGGAGACAAGGAAGTTCTAATTAAAGCCATTGCTCAAGCCATCCCGACATACTCTATGTCTTGCTTCAAACTGCCAAGAGGTCTATGCAAGAATATCGATGGTGTTTTGCGTGACTTTTGGTGGGGAAGCAAGGAAG CCTACTCGTGGATACATGCTTTATTGGAGTGCAATCTGGCTAGGAGTGTTTGGGCTCTTGAGAGGGAGAATATCAGTGAGTTCTTGAGACAGGTGCTCTAG